The Candidatus Methylomirabilis sp. genome contains the following window.
CAGGATGATCTCGATGCGCCGGTTCTGGGTCCGCCCTTCGTCGTTGTCGTTGGGGGCGACCGGCTGGTGCTCGCCGTAGCCCGTGGCCGACAGGCGGCCCGGGTCGAGTCCCACCTTGTCCTGGAGGAAGCGGGCGACCACCGTGGCCCGCGCGGTGGAGAGTTCCCAGTTGGTCGGGAAGCGGCTCCTCAGGGCGGCCCCGATGGGCACGTTGTCGGTATGCCCCTCGATCCGGACCACCTTATCTTCGACCCCCTTCAGGATGTCCCCGACCCGCTGCAGGATCTCGAGCCCCCGGGGCTTGATCTCCGCCCGCCCCGAGTCGAAGAGGATCTTCTCTACCAGGTTCACCGTCAGCAGGTCGCGGAACTGGGTGACCTTGATCTCGCCCGCTTCGATCTCCTTCTTCAAGTCCTTCACCAGGCTGTCGTAGGTGTTGCGCAGGCGGGCGATTTCCTGCTCTTTCTCCGTGGTCACCTTCTGCAGGCGGCCGATCTCCGCCTCGTGGTTCGCGACGCCCTGCTCCAACTCCCCGACGCGCCTGTTCGAGGCCTGGAGCATCGCGCGGGTCGCCTCCTGGTCCCGCTGCAAGGCGGTCCGCTCCTCCTTCGCCGCCTCCAACTCCGCGGCGAGGCTGCGGCCGGCGGCGCGCGCCGCCTCCAGCGCGCTCATGGTCTGGGCCGCCTCCTGCTCCTTGGCCTCGAAGGTGGACTTGGCCACACAGCCGGCCATCAGCACCCCCACCCCCAGGAGCAGCACCAGTGCTCGAATGGATGAACGGATCATCATGGCAAACCTCCTT
Protein-coding sequences here:
- a CDS encoding OmpA family protein, which produces MMIRSSIRALVLLLGVGVLMAGCVAKSTFEAKEQEAAQTMSALEAARAAGRSLAAELEAAKEERTALQRDQEATRAMLQASNRRVGELEQGVANHEAEIGRLQKVTTEKEQEIARLRNTYDSLVKDLKKEIEAGEIKVTQFRDLLTVNLVEKILFDSGRAEIKPRGLEILQRVGDILKGVEDKVVRIEGHTDNVPIGAALRSRFPTNWELSTARATVVARFLQDKVGLDPGRLSATGYGEHQPVAPNDNDEGRTQNRRIEIILAPLPPATAGGG